Proteins encoded by one window of Fusarium graminearum PH-1 chromosome 1, whole genome shotgun sequence:
- a CDS encoding DNA-directed RNA polymerase produces the protein MDDSYENDSDYDYGYDEGITPEDCWTVISSFFETKGLASQQTDSFDEFTQRTVQDLVNEYADISLDQQNPPSSYGVPIALRRYEIKFGSVMVSRPSISETDGTVASLLPYECRDRNLTYSSPAYIKITKKVSVAYDKEIPLHEMDEEQQAEYKRTGEHPTKLHWEVEEDGDSMKEGQPNMIFVGKMPIMVKSKICHLSQHTDEELFTLNECPYDQGGYFVINGSEKVLIAQERSAANIVQVFKKAQPSPFTYTAEIRSALEKGSRLISSLMMKILGKGDSARGGFGQTIQTSLPFVKSDLPVAIVFRALGVVSDEDILNHICYDRNDSQMLEMLRPCIEEAFCVQDREVALDFIGKRGNRDQASLGREKRVRVAKDILQKETLPHISQSEGSETRKAFFLGYMVHKLLQCALGRREPDDRDHFGKKRLDLAGPLLAKLFRGIIRRMNQELSNYLKRCVESNRNFNLNVAIKPGTLSNGLKYSLATGNWGDQKKAASSTAGVSQVLNRYTFASTLSHLRRTNTPIGRDGKLAKPRQLHNTHWGLVCPAETPEGQACGLVKNLSLMCYVSVGSPGEPLIDFMVSRGMEVVEEYEPTRYPHATKVFVNGSWVGVHPEPRALVNSVLETRRKSYLQFEVSLVRDIRDREFKIFSDAGRVMRPVFTVQQEDDYETGLTKGQLVLTKDLVNKIAQEQAEPPSDPSERIGWQGLIRSGAVEYIDAEEEETAMICMTPEDLEIYREQKRDEVNLTEEEKQAKLEAEKREQEEERNKRLKTKVNPTTHMYTHCEIHPSMILGICASIIPFPDHNQSPRNTYQSAMGKQAMGFFLTNYSRRMDTMANILYYPQKPLATTRSMEFLKFRELPAGQNAIVAIACYSGYNQEDSVIMNQSSIDRGLFRSLFFRSYSDQEKKVGLNYTEIFEKPFQQTTLRMKHGTYDKLDEDGIVAPGVRVSGEDIIIGKTAPIDQENQDLGTRTQTHQRRDISTPLRSTENGIVDQVILTVNADNVKYVKVRVRTTKIPQIGDKFASRHGQKGTIGVTYRQEDMPFSREGLTPDIIINPHAIPSRMTIAHLIECLLSKVSTLEGMEGDATPFTDVTVDSVSDILRKHGYQSRGFEVMYNGHTGRKLRAQVFFGPTYYQRLRHMVDDKIHARARGPVQIMTRQPVEGRARDGGLRFGEMERDCMIAHGAAAFLKERLFEVSDAFRVHVCEICGLMTPIANLSKQSFECRPCKNKTKIAQIHIPYAAKLLFQELQAMNIAARMFTNRSGVSIR, from the exons ATGGACGATTCTTACGAGAACGACTCCGACTACGATTATGGCTACGACGAGGGTATCACCCCCGAGGATTGCTGGACTGTGATTTCGTCCTTCTTCGAGACAAAGGGTCTTGCATCACAGCAGACCGACTCGTTCGACGAGTTCACACAAAGGACTGTCCAGGATCTCGTCAACGAGTATGCCGACATCTCCCTCGATCAGCAGAACCCCCCCTCGTCTTATGGAGTGCCGATCGCTCTTCGCCGATACGAAATCAAGTTCGGAAGTGTCATGGTTTCGCGTCCGTCCATCAGTGAGACAGATGGTACCGTTGCTTCCCTTTTGCCCTACGAATGTCGCGACCGAAACTTGACCTATTCCTCACCGGCCTACATCAAGATCACCAAAAAGGTCAGCGTTGCATACGACAAGGAGATTCCTCTAcatgagatggatgaggagCAGCAAGCAGAGTACAAGCGAACCGGAGAGCACCCCACAAAGCTTCATTGGGAAGTTGAGGAGGACGGCGATAGCATGAAAGAAGGCCAGCCAAACATGATCTTTGTGGGCAAAATGCCCATTATGGTTAAATCCAAAATTTGTCATCTGAGCCAACATACTGACGAAGAACTGTTCACTCTTAACGAGTGTCCTTACGATCAGGGTGGTTACTTCGTTATCAACGGTAGTGAGAAGGTCCTGATCGCTCAGGAGCGTTCTGCCGCCAATATTGTTCAGGTTTTCAAGAAggcccagcccagcccttTCACCTACACCGCTGAGATTCGAAGTGCACTTGAGAAGGGCTCGCGTCTtatctcaagcttgatgatgaagattttGGGCAAGGGAGACTCTGCCCGTGGTGGCTTTGGCCAGACCATCCAGACTTCACTACCATTCGTCAAGTCGGATCTTCCTGTTGCTATCGTTTTCCGAGCTTTGGGTGTCGTATCTGACGAGGATATTCTCAACCACATTTGCTACGACAGAAATGATAGTCAGATGTTGGAAATGCTTCGTCCGTGTATCGAGGAAGCCTTCTGTGTTCAAGACAGAGAAGTTGCCCTCGACTTCATCGGCAAGCGTGGAAACAGAGACCAGGCCAGTCTTGGCCGTGAGAAGCGTGTCCGTGTCGCAAAGGATATCCTTCAGAAGGAGACACTGCCCCATATTTCCCAGTCAGAGGGTAGCGAGACCCGCAAGGCGTTCTTCCTGGGTTACATGGTGCACAAGCTTCTTCAGTGTGCGCTCGGCCGCCGTGAACCGGATGATCGTGATCACTTTGGAAAGAAACGACTCGATCTTGCTGGTCCCTTGCTGGCAAAGCTCTTCCGTGGCATCATAAGACGAATGAACCAAGAGCTCTCCAACTATCTCAAGCGCTGCGTCGAGAGCAACAGAAACTTCAACCTGAATGTTGCCATTAAGCCAGGAACCTTGTCCAACGGTCTCAAGTACTCACTGGCCACTGGTAATTGGGGAGACCAGAAGAAGGCTGCAAGCTCAACAGCTGGTGTCTCCCAGGTGCTGAACAGATATACATTTGCTTCCACTCTCTCGCATTTGCGACGTACCAATACGCCCATTGGACGTGATGGTAAGCTTGCGAAACCTCGCCAGCTGCACAACACTCACTGGGGCTTGGTGTGCCCTGCTGAGACGCCTGAAGGTCAGGCTTGTGGTCTGGTCAAGAACTTGTCGCTTATGTGTTATGTAAGCGTGGGCTCACCAGGCGAGCCTTTGATCGATTTTATGGTCAGCCGAGGTATGGAAGTCGTTGAGGAGTACGAGCCGACAAGATACCCTCACGCAACCAAGGTTTTCGTTAACGGTAGCTGGGTCGGTGTTCACCCTGAGCCTAGGGCATTGGTGAACAGCGTTTTGGAAACACGACGAAAGTCTTATCTCCAGTTCGAAGTCTCTCTTGTTCGTGATATCAGAGACCGCGAattcaagatcttctccGACGCAGGCCGTGTCATGAGACCAGTCTTTACAGTGCAACAAGAGGATGACTACGAGACTGGCCTTACTAAAGGACAGCTAGTATTGACAAAGGATCTCGTGAATAAGATTGCCCAAGAGCAGGCAGAGCCACCTTCCGATCCATCAGAGAGGATTGGTTGGCAGGGACTGATTCGTTCTGGAGCTGTCGAGTACATTGATgccgaagaggaggagactGCTATGATTTGCATGACGCCTGAAGATCTCGAAATCTATCGTGAACAGAAGCGTGATGAAGTCAACCtaacagaagaagagaagcagGCCAAGTTGGAGGCAGAGAAGAGGGAACAGGAGGAAGAGCGCAACAAGCGCTTAAAGACAAAGGTCAATCCGACAACTCACATGTACACGCATTGTGAGATTCATCCCAGTATGATTCTGGGCATTTGTGCCAGTATCATTCCTTTCCCCGATCACAACCAG TCTCCTCGTAACACATACCAATCTGCCATGGGTAAACAGGCCAtgggtttcttcttgacaaaTTACTCTCGACGTATGGATACTATGGCCAATATTTTATACTACCCGCAAAAGCCTCTCGCCACTACACGATCCATGGAGTTCCTCAAGTTCCGTGAACTGCCAGCCGGTCAAAATGCCATCGTTGCAATTGCCTGTTACTCAGGATACAACCAGGAAGATTCCGTCATTATGAACCAGAGCAGTATTGATCGAGGTTTGTTCCGCAGTCTGTTCTTCCGATCATACTCGgaccaggagaagaaggtcggTCTCAACTACACAGAAATCTTCGAGAAGCCCttccaacaaacaacacTCCGAATGAAGCACGGAACATatgacaagcttgatgaggatggtaTTGTGGCCCCTGGTGTACGAGTGTCAGGTGAAGATATCATCATTGGCAAGACTGCACCAATCGACCAGGAGAACCAGGACCTGGGAACACGAACTCAGACACATCAGCGTCGTGATATCTCGACACCTCTGCGAAGTACGGAGAACGGTATTGTTGATCAAGTCATCTTGACAGTCAACGCCGACAATGTCAAATACGTCAAGGTTCGAGTGCGAACAACCAAGATCCCCCAAATTGGTGACAAGTTCGCCTCTCGTCACGGTCAAAAGGGTACAATCGGTGTTACCTATCGACAGGAGGATATGCCTTTCAGCAGAGAGGGTCTGACTCCTGACATTATCATCAACCCTCACGCTATTCCGTCTCGTATGACAATTGCCCATTTGATTGAGTGTCTTTTGAGTAAGGTCTCAACACTGGAGGGTATGGAGGGTGACGCAACGCCATTCACTGATGTCACCGTCGACTCCGTGTCAGATATTCTGAGAAAACACGGTTACCAATCTCGAGGTTTTGAGGTCATGTACAATGGTCACACCGGACGTAAGCTCCGTGCTCAAGTCTTCTTCGGACCTACATACTACCAACGTCTTCGTCACATGGTGGATGACAAGATCCACGCTCGTGCCCGTGGTCCCGTTCAGATTATGACCCGGCAGCCTGTCGAGGGTCGTGCCCGAGATGGTGGCCTGCGATTCGGAGAGATGGAGCGTGATTGCATGATTGCTCACGGTGCTGCTGCCTTCCTGAAGGAGCGTCTATTTGAGGTGTCGGATGCTTTCCGAGTCCACGTTTGCGAAATTTGTGGACTCATGACACCAATTGC CAACCTTTCTAAGCAGTCTTTCGAATGCAGACCttgcaagaacaagaccaagattgCTCAGATTCATATTCCCTATGCCGCCAAGCTGCTCTTCCAGGAGTTGCAGGCCATGAACATTGCCGCCAGAATGTTTACCAACCGATCCGGAGTTTCAATCCGTTAA
- a CDS encoding trafficking protein particle complex subunit 3: MASNKATRLGEEIWKTRIDKVNAELVTLTYGTIVAQLCKDYESDYAEVNKQLDKMGYNIGLRLIEDYLAKSNTMKRCANFRETAEMISRVGFKIFLNITPQVLNWTSENDQFSLVFEENPLADFVELPDDGRAQDQLWYSNILCGVLRGALEMVQMQVEAHFVSDVLRGNETTEMRVSLVRYLDDELPPEDD, from the exons TCTGGAA AACCCGAATCGATAAGGTGAACGCTGAGCTCGTCACCTTGACGTACGGAACTATTGTCGCACAGCTCTGCAAAGACTACGAAAGCGATTATGCGGAGGTGAACAAACAGCTCGACAAAATGGGTTACAACATCGGACTGCGATTGATCGAAGACTACCTCGCCAAGTCCAACACCATGAAGCGATGCGCCAACTTCCGCGAGACGGCCGAGATGATTTCTCGT GTTGGATTTAAAatcttcctcaacatcacTCCTCAGGTCCTGAATTGGACAAGCGAAAATGACCAGTTCTCGCTGGTGTTTGAAGAGAACCCTCTCGCCGACTTTGTCGAGCTTCCCGACGATGGACGAGCGCAAGACCAGCTCTGGTACTCCAACATTCTATGCGGAGTGCTACGAGGTGCATTGGAGATGGTACAGATGCAGGTTGAGGCTCACTTTGTTAGTGACGTCTTGCGAGGCAACGAAACTACAGAAATGAGGGTTTCGCTAGTTCGATACCTCGACGATGAACTGCCACCTGAGGATGACTGA
- a CDS encoding endoglucanase-5 translates to MRSFALLALVGPLAVSAASGSGHSTRYWDCCKPSCSWSGKAKVSAPALTCDKKDNPITNLNAVNGCESGGSAFACTNYSPWAVNDDLAYGFTATKLAGGTEASWCCACYALTFTTGPVKGKKMIVQSTNTGGDLGDNHFDLMMPGGGVGIFDGCTSEFGKPLGGAQYGGISSRSQCDSFPELLKDGCHWRFDWFKNADNPDFTFEQVQCPKELLAISGCKRDDDSSFPAFKGNTTPSNAKPSGEKSAAAAQPQKTEQAAPVVQKPSTKAATEPIATKPATVKPAPVKPAPVKPAPVKPAPVKPTKVVNKPKTTSKVGGTKTRGKCPATKPTKPAAPQKSAVAIYHQCGGSKSAYPDGSLSCASGSKCVKMNDYYSQCVPN, encoded by the exons ATGCGTTCTTTCGCTCTCCTCGCCCTGGTCGGCCCTCTCGCCGTGAGTGCTGCTTCTGGAAGTGGTCACTCTACTCGATACTGGGACTGCTGCAagccttcttgctcttggagTGGCAAGGCCAAAGTCAGCGCCCCTGCTTTGACTTGtgacaaaaaagacaacccCATCACTAACCTGAACGCCGTCAACGGTTGTGAGAGTGGTGGTTCTGCCTTTGCTTGTACTAACTACTCCCCTTGGGCTGTCAACGACGACCTTGCTTACGGTTTCACTGCTACCAAGCTTGCTGGTGGCACTGAGGCCAGCTGGTGCTGTGCTTGCTATGC TCTCACTTTCACGACCGGTCCCGTaaagggaaagaagatgattgtCCAGTCCACCAACACTGGTGGTGATCTCGGTGATAACCACTTTGACCTTATGATGCCCGGCGGTGGTGTCGGTATATTCGATGGATGCACCTCTGAGTTCGGCAAGCCCCTCGGTGGTGCTCAGTACGGCGGCATCTCTTCCCGAAGCCAATGTGACAGTTTCCCCGAGCTGCTCAAGGATGGTTGCCACTGGCGATTTGACTGGTTCAAGAACGCCGACAACCCAGACTTCACTTTCGAGCAGGTCCAGTGCCCCAAGGAGCTCCTCGCCATCAGCGGCTGCAAGCGTGACGACGACTCTAGCTTCCCTGCCTTCAAGGGCAACACCACTCCCAGCAATGCTAAGCCCAGTGGTGAGAAGAGTGCTGCCGCAGCCCAGCCTCAGAAGACCGAGCAAGCTGCTCCTGTTGTTCAGAAGCCCTCTACCAAGGCTGCTACTGAGCCCATTGCTACTAAGCCTGCTACCGTCAAGCCTGCTCCTGTCAAGCCTGCCCCTGTCAAGCCTGCCCCTGTCAAGCCTGCCCCTGTCAAGCccaccaaggttgtcaacaagcccaagaccacTTCAAAGGTTGGTGGAACCAAGACTCGAGGAAAATGCCCCGCCACTAAGCCTACCAAGCCTGCCGCCCCTCAGAAGTCTGCTGTCGCTATTTACCACCAATGTGGTGGTTCCAAGTCTGCCTACCCCGATGGCAGCCTCAGTTGCGCTTCCGGAAGCAAGTGTGTCAAGATGAACGATTACTACTCTCAGTGTGTTCCCAACTAA